The Caldicoprobacter guelmensis genome includes a region encoding these proteins:
- a CDS encoding Chromate resistance protein ChrB → MSSREWLILNFTLPKEQSRVRVSVWRKLKKCGSVSIGQSMWVLPASEEHLKLFNEMAKEIIENGGIAYIANADFLSTGNTDDIINLFNKARDEEYQEFLEKCEDFFLEIEKETRRENFTYIELEENEAEYNKLVEWLKKINSRDFFGAPLKKQAEEMLEKCKRLLDDFSNKVYALNEGE, encoded by the coding sequence TTGAGCAGTAGAGAATGGTTAATATTGAATTTCACCTTGCCGAAAGAACAGTCCCGAGTTCGAGTAAGTGTATGGCGAAAATTAAAAAAATGCGGGTCTGTAAGCATTGGACAATCAATGTGGGTTCTTCCTGCTTCCGAAGAACATTTAAAACTTTTCAATGAGATGGCAAAAGAAATAATTGAAAACGGCGGTATTGCATACATCGCAAATGCTGATTTTCTTAGCACGGGAAACACAGATGACATAATCAATCTGTTTAATAAAGCCAGAGATGAGGAATACCAAGAGTTTTTAGAAAAATGTGAAGACTTTTTCCTTGAAATTGAAAAGGAAACAAGGAGAGAAAACTTCACATATATTGAACTCGAAGAAAACGAAGCTGAATACAACAAGCTTGTGGAATGGTTAAAAAAGATAAATAGTAGAGATTTTTTTGGTGCCCCACTAAAGAAGCAGGCAGAGGAAATGTTAGAAAAATGTAAACGCCTGTTGGATGATTTTAGCAATAAGGTTTATGCGTTAAATGAAGGAGAATAA
- a CDS encoding DUF6062 family protein — protein sequence MKQEIFTFPLWDAFQENTECPLCHVMKRAEESYISGLFRDMVNDVNFHRSLEHMSFCSIHFQQLLNYRDKFGLALIVDKILLHEMSKLQKFKRMMEIPYLSSKYPVLNVIKKIFNRHINHHTEESACFLCSHSRDTAHSYAGSIIQLWTCNSKFQSLYENCKGFCIGHFHLLIEEAQRLLSGPQLKKFCQSTFALQENNLKRLNDELNWFIKKFNYYYIDSPWHNSRDSLKRCIFKIKGDSINQE from the coding sequence ATGAAACAGGAGATATTTACATTCCCGTTGTGGGACGCCTTCCAGGAAAATACCGAGTGTCCTCTATGCCATGTAATGAAGAGAGCTGAAGAATCCTATATTTCAGGGCTGTTCAGGGATATGGTTAACGATGTAAATTTTCACAGGTCGCTGGAGCATATGAGCTTTTGCTCGATCCATTTCCAGCAGCTTCTAAATTACAGGGATAAATTTGGATTGGCTCTCATCGTGGATAAGATATTATTGCACGAGATGTCAAAGCTGCAGAAGTTTAAAAGGATGATGGAAATACCTTACTTGTCGTCAAAATATCCTGTTTTGAACGTCATTAAGAAAATATTCAATCGGCACATAAATCATCATACAGAGGAATCGGCCTGCTTTTTATGCAGTCATTCAAGAGATACAGCACACAGTTATGCTGGGTCCATAATTCAGCTATGGACATGCAATAGCAAATTTCAATCGCTGTACGAAAACTGCAAAGGCTTTTGCATCGGGCATTTTCATCTTTTAATCGAAGAGGCTCAGCGCCTGCTCAGCGGCCCACAGCTTAAAAAATTTTGCCAATCTACCTTTGCGCTACAAGAAAATAACCTAAAAAGGCTTAATGATGAATTAAACTGGTTTATCAAAAAGTTTAATTATTACTACATTGACAGCCCGTGGCATAATTCTCGTGATTCACTAAAAAGATGTATCTTTAAAATAAAAGGTGACTCCATCAATCAAGAATAA
- a CDS encoding DUF421 domain-containing protein — MLVAFFRALILYVVVVTGVRIMGKRQVGELQPFELVVTIMIAELASVPMENTGIPLLNGIVPILALLLAEVIFSYVTLKSERARTILCGSPSIVIQNGKIVQRELARLRYNINDLLEQLREKNIVNVSDVEFAILETNGQLSVIPKPHKRPVTAEDLKLSTRYEGLPYTLIMDGHIQHKNLTKAGLDINWLLQQLEIHRLKPEDVFFAYLDSQRNLQIEEKEKRR, encoded by the coding sequence ATGCTAGTGGCATTTTTTCGAGCTTTAATACTTTATGTCGTCGTAGTAACAGGAGTAAGAATTATGGGAAAACGGCAGGTGGGTGAGCTGCAGCCGTTTGAGCTGGTGGTTACCATAATGATAGCCGAACTGGCATCGGTGCCCATGGAGAACACGGGTATACCTCTTTTGAACGGAATCGTACCCATCCTGGCATTGCTTTTAGCAGAGGTAATTTTCTCTTATGTCACTTTAAAAAGCGAGAGGGCCAGAACCATTCTATGCGGTTCGCCCAGCATAGTGATACAAAACGGCAAGATTGTGCAAAGGGAGTTAGCCCGCTTACGCTATAACATAAATGACCTTTTGGAGCAGCTGAGGGAGAAGAACATAGTCAACGTATCAGACGTTGAGTTCGCAATACTTGAGACCAACGGCCAGCTAAGCGTCATACCCAAACCTCATAAGAGGCCGGTAACCGCCGAGGACCTCAAGCTCTCCACCCGCTATGAGGGCCTACCATACACCCTCATCATGGACGGCCACATACAGCACAAAAACCTTACGAAGGCAGGTCTGGACATCAACTGGCTACTGCAACAGCTTGAAATTCACCGGCTCAAACCCGAAGACGTATTTTTCGCCTACCTTGATAGCCAGAGAAACTTACAGATAGAAGAAAAAGAGAAGCGGAGGTGA
- a CDS encoding DUF4363 family protein: protein MKIPFIMLAITIAFFVFAVWTQHSLEASAKKLEHRLTSLESAIKSDSWEMADSELESLTKLWGQTKNSWQIFINHEEIDNIEATLARVKQLVKLQEKTDSLSEISALRLYIAHIPQKESLCLVNIL, encoded by the coding sequence TTGAAGATACCCTTTATAATGCTAGCGATAACCATCGCGTTTTTTGTTTTCGCCGTATGGACCCAGCATTCCCTTGAAGCCTCTGCTAAAAAGTTAGAACATAGATTAACAAGCTTAGAATCAGCCATAAAAAGCGATAGCTGGGAGATGGCCGACAGTGAACTGGAGTCTTTAACAAAGCTGTGGGGCCAAACCAAAAATTCATGGCAGATATTTATAAACCACGAAGAAATAGACAATATAGAGGCAACGCTGGCAAGGGTAAAACAGCTGGTAAAACTGCAGGAAAAAACCGACTCACTGTCTGAAATTTCGGCCCTCAGGCTTTATATAGCCCACATTCCACAAAAGGAATCCCTGTGTCTTGTAAACATCCTTTAG
- the uvrA gene encoding excinuclease ABC subunit UvrA, with protein MIDGKVIYVKGAREHNLKNIDVVIPRDKLVVVTGLSGSGKSSLAFDTLYAEGQRRYIESLSAYARQFLGQMEKPDVDYIEGLSPAISIDQKTPRRNPRSTVGTVTEIYDYLRLLFARIGIPHCPNCGREIKQQTVEQMVDYIMGMEEGTRIQLLAPLVRGRKGEYVRLLEDIRKEGYVRVRIDGEMRELSEEIKLDRNKKHTIEVVVDRLVVRKGIEQRLTDSLETVLKLSDGLAVVDVIGGQGVLFSQKYACPECGISIEELTPRLFSFNSPFGACPNCHGLGVLMEIDPELVIPNPSLSLAEGAIAVPGWNSANGDSIARMFLEALAEHYGFSLDTPVEDLPKEIVDIILYGTRGEKIRVKYDRHGSGYFMAPFEGIIPNLQRRYHETDSESAREEIEAYMGNTPCPVCKGARLKPEALAVTVGGLNIYEVTNLSVKELLDFIDGLKLTPTQQLIAHQILKEIRSRLQFMVDVGLDYLTLSRPAGTLSGGEAQRIRLATQIGSSLVGVLYILDEPSIGLHQRDNERLIRTLKRLRDLGNTVIVVEHDEETIRSADYIIDMGPGAGAHGGRVVAAGTVEDIMNCPESITGQYLSGKKKIEVPAVRRQPSGKWLEIIGASEHNLKNINVRIPLGVMTCVTGVSGSGKSTLVNEVLYKALAKELHRASVKPGRYERILGLEHLDKVINIDQSPIGRTPRSNPATYTGVFDYIREVFAMTSDAKVRGYNKGRFSFNVKGGRCEACRGDGIIKIEMQFLSDVYVPCEVCKGKRYNRETLQVKYKGKNIADVLDMTVEEAMEFFENIPRIHRKLQTLYDVGLGYIKLGQPSTTLSGGEAQRVKLATELSRKSTGRTIYILDEPTTGLHIADVHRLIDILHRLTEGGNTVVVIEHNLDVIKTADYIIDLGPEGGERGGMIVAQGTPEEVANVEGSYTGKFLRQVLNI; from the coding sequence ATGATTGATGGCAAGGTGATATACGTAAAGGGTGCAAGAGAGCACAACTTAAAGAACATAGACGTGGTGATTCCCCGGGATAAGCTGGTGGTGGTGACAGGGCTCAGCGGTTCCGGTAAGTCATCGCTGGCTTTTGATACCCTATATGCCGAAGGGCAGAGGCGGTATATAGAATCGCTGTCGGCGTATGCCCGGCAGTTTTTAGGGCAGATGGAGAAGCCAGATGTAGATTACATTGAAGGGCTTTCCCCTGCTATCTCCATTGACCAAAAGACGCCTCGCAGGAATCCCCGTTCCACGGTGGGAACGGTTACCGAGATATATGACTACCTTCGCCTTCTGTTTGCCAGGATAGGCATCCCCCATTGTCCCAACTGTGGCAGGGAGATTAAGCAGCAGACGGTTGAGCAGATGGTTGACTATATCATGGGAATGGAGGAAGGGACCAGGATTCAGCTTCTGGCTCCTCTGGTGCGAGGGCGAAAAGGGGAATATGTACGCCTGCTTGAGGACATAAGGAAGGAAGGCTATGTGAGGGTTCGGATAGATGGGGAGATGCGTGAGCTTTCGGAGGAGATTAAGCTTGATAGGAACAAGAAGCACACCATCGAGGTGGTGGTCGATCGGCTTGTTGTGAGGAAAGGCATCGAGCAGAGGCTCACCGATTCGCTTGAGACGGTGTTAAAATTAAGCGATGGATTGGCGGTTGTGGACGTGATCGGGGGGCAGGGGGTCCTCTTCAGCCAGAAGTATGCCTGCCCTGAGTGCGGTATCAGCATAGAGGAGCTGACGCCTCGGCTGTTTTCGTTCAACAGCCCGTTTGGGGCTTGTCCCAACTGCCATGGGCTGGGCGTTTTAATGGAGATTGACCCCGAACTTGTAATCCCCAATCCTTCTTTGAGTTTAGCTGAAGGAGCAATTGCCGTTCCTGGATGGAACAGCGCCAATGGGGACAGCATAGCCAGGATGTTTTTGGAGGCGCTGGCCGAGCATTACGGTTTTAGCCTGGATACCCCTGTTGAAGACCTGCCAAAGGAAATTGTAGATATCATATTGTATGGTACCAGAGGGGAGAAGATCAGGGTTAAATATGACCGACATGGCTCAGGTTATTTTATGGCTCCCTTTGAGGGTATAATCCCAAATCTGCAGCGGCGTTACCATGAGACTGATTCCGAATCAGCCCGTGAAGAGATTGAAGCATATATGGGCAATACTCCATGCCCTGTTTGCAAAGGCGCCAGGCTGAAGCCCGAAGCTCTGGCCGTCACGGTGGGAGGGCTTAATATATACGAGGTGACCAATCTATCGGTCAAGGAGCTCCTGGATTTCATCGATGGCCTTAAACTTACGCCTACGCAACAGCTAATTGCCCATCAAATACTCAAGGAAATCCGCTCCCGCCTCCAGTTCATGGTGGATGTGGGACTTGACTATTTGACTTTATCGCGCCCTGCGGGAACGTTATCGGGTGGTGAGGCTCAGCGCATCAGGCTGGCTACCCAAATCGGGTCCAGCCTTGTGGGAGTTCTTTATATACTCGACGAGCCCAGCATAGGCCTGCATCAGCGCGATAATGAGAGGCTGATACGCACTTTGAAGCGGCTCAGGGATCTGGGGAATACCGTAATCGTTGTGGAGCACGACGAGGAGACCATACGCTCAGCTGATTACATCATAGACATGGGGCCGGGAGCCGGAGCCCATGGTGGACGGGTGGTTGCTGCCGGTACCGTCGAGGATATTATGAATTGTCCAGAGTCCATTACTGGCCAGTATTTGAGCGGCAAAAAGAAAATAGAGGTTCCTGCTGTGCGGAGGCAGCCCAGCGGCAAATGGCTTGAAATCATCGGGGCCAGCGAACACAATTTAAAAAATATAAACGTCAGAATACCACTGGGGGTAATGACCTGTGTAACCGGCGTTTCTGGCTCGGGCAAGAGCACTCTAGTGAACGAGGTCCTCTATAAGGCGCTGGCCAAGGAGCTTCATCGCGCAAGCGTAAAGCCGGGACGGTATGAAAGGATACTGGGGCTCGAACACCTCGACAAGGTTATAAACATCGACCAGTCTCCAATAGGCAGGACGCCGCGTTCTAACCCTGCTACCTATACCGGTGTGTTTGATTATATACGCGAGGTATTTGCCATGACCAGCGATGCAAAGGTAAGGGGATATAATAAAGGGCGTTTCAGCTTTAACGTCAAAGGGGGTCGCTGCGAAGCCTGCCGTGGCGATGGCATTATAAAGATCGAGATGCAGTTTTTGTCAGATGTATACGTGCCGTGTGAGGTGTGTAAGGGAAAGCGGTATAACCGTGAGACTCTGCAGGTAAAATACAAGGGCAAGAATATAGCCGATGTGCTGGATATGACGGTTGAGGAGGCCATGGAGTTCTTCGAGAACATACCAAGGATTCACAGGAAGCTGCAAACCTTGTATGATGTGGGATTGGGCTACATCAAGCTTGGACAACCATCAACCACTTTATCCGGCGGCGAAGCCCAGAGGGTTAAGCTGGCCACTGAGCTCAGCAGGAAGAGCACCGGCCGTACCATATATATACTGGACGAGCCCACCACGGGGCTGCACATTGCTGACGTTCACAGGTTGATCGACATATTGCACAGGCTGACCGAGGGGGGGAATACCGTGGTGGTCATCGAGCACAATCTGGATGTCATAAAGACGGCTGACTATATCATTGATTTGGGGCCAGAAGGTGGAGAAAGAGGCGGGATGATAGTGGCCCAGGGCACACCCGAAGAGGTGGCAAATGTAGAGGGTAGCTATACAGGTAAATTTTTAAGGCAGGTACTCAATATTTGA
- the nagZ gene encoding beta-N-acetylhexosaminidase: MRNICKVLVILLLPLFIGTFLLSGCSIEGLYTRRDLKADENASSLYNTGKDAQTTGQDGGTLDDEGNGSAGQWDQRFKDTKQSYLEPEHEGKQSEQKPNTQSANAQNPNNSQVASSLDAQIESYISKMTLKEKVGQMLIVGFDGFEPSSDIKDMIQNYHVGSIILFPRNVKNSMQLVSLINQLKVLNKDNPLPLIISADQEGGKVNRLPEDATRFPANLVLGRENSTQLAYDVGKVMAAEMRAYGFNLNFAPVLDILSNPNNTVIGDRALGTTPEVVAHLGVALMKGLKDGGVIPVIKHFPGHGDTVVDSHVDLPRLEHDMQRLKSFELIPFKQAIEEGADMVMVAHILFPNITKEKVPASLSWEIITGMLRQELGFEGVVISDDMEMGAIQKNYGLEEAVVRAVLAGTDIVSICHTYEKQKQAFEAIIKAVHDGTIPMERINESVRRIIALKLKYDLTDEPVDASNIPKIVGIKEHKAVADRAWGRE, translated from the coding sequence ATGAGAAATATTTGCAAGGTGTTGGTCATTTTGTTGTTACCTTTGTTCATAGGCACATTTTTGTTGTCAGGCTGTTCTATTGAGGGACTATATACGCGCCGTGATTTGAAGGCTGACGAAAATGCCTCCTCCCTGTACAATACAGGGAAAGATGCTCAAACTACCGGCCAAGATGGCGGAACGCTTGATGATGAGGGCAATGGATCGGCGGGACAGTGGGATCAGAGATTTAAGGATACAAAACAAAGCTATTTAGAGCCAGAGCATGAAGGCAAGCAATCTGAGCAAAAGCCGAACACTCAAAGCGCTAATGCTCAAAACCCAAACAATTCTCAAGTGGCATCTTCTTTGGATGCTCAAATCGAAAGCTATATTAGCAAAATGACCCTGAAGGAAAAAGTGGGCCAGATGCTTATTGTAGGCTTTGACGGATTTGAACCCTCCTCCGATATCAAGGATATGATACAAAACTACCACGTAGGAAGCATTATACTCTTTCCCAGAAATGTCAAGAACAGCATGCAGCTGGTTAGTCTCATTAACCAGTTAAAAGTACTTAACAAAGACAATCCTCTTCCGCTCATAATTTCAGCGGATCAGGAGGGTGGGAAGGTCAATCGCCTTCCGGAGGATGCTACCCGTTTCCCGGCAAATTTGGTATTGGGCAGGGAAAACTCGACACAGCTGGCCTATGATGTGGGAAAGGTGATGGCTGCTGAAATGCGAGCTTACGGCTTTAATCTTAATTTTGCGCCAGTTCTAGACATATTGAGCAACCCCAACAACACCGTTATTGGCGACAGGGCATTGGGCACCACTCCTGAGGTTGTTGCGCACCTCGGAGTTGCCCTAATGAAAGGACTTAAAGATGGTGGCGTTATACCTGTAATAAAACATTTTCCGGGACATGGCGATACCGTTGTGGATTCCCATGTGGACCTTCCCAGATTGGAACACGACATGCAGCGTCTCAAAAGCTTTGAGCTCATTCCTTTCAAGCAGGCCATTGAGGAAGGGGCTGATATGGTTATGGTGGCTCACATACTGTTCCCAAATATAACCAAAGAAAAGGTACCTGCCAGCCTGTCGTGGGAGATAATTACGGGAATGCTGCGCCAGGAGTTGGGCTTTGAAGGAGTGGTCATATCGGACGATATGGAGATGGGGGCCATACAAAAGAATTACGGATTAGAGGAAGCGGTTGTACGGGCGGTGCTGGCTGGGACTGATATAGTGTCGATATGCCATACTTATGAAAAGCAGAAACAAGCCTTTGAGGCCATCATCAAAGCTGTTCATGATGGTACAATACCGATGGAGCGCATTAATGAGTCGGTGAGGCGGATTATAGCTTTGAAGCTCAAGTATGATTTAACCGATGAGCCGGTGGATGCCAGCAACATCCCTAAAATAGTAGGAATAAAGGAACATAAGGCTGTTGCTGACAGGGCATGGGGAAGGGAGTGA
- a CDS encoding beta-galactosidase, with protein MKPMKYPPINPKFPHFLHGGDYNPDQWKDTPEVWDEDMRLMKLAHCNVMSVGIFSWASLEPEEGKFEFGWLDTIMDKLAENGVYVILATPSGARPAWLAQKYPEVLRVLPNRQRILFGGRHNHCYTSPVYREKTRLINQKLAERYKDHPALLAWHVSNEYGGECHCELCQQAFREWLKKKYDNDLDKLNRAWWTGFWSHTYTDWDQIQSPAPHGEGSIHGLNLDWKRFVTHQTIEFMKNEIAPLREITPNVPVTTNFMGTYTGLNYWKFAPELDVISWDNYPMWHGEEPDWELAYKVAFVHDINRSLKGGKPFMLMESTPSMTNWQPVAKLKRPGMHLLSSIQAVAHGSDTVQYFQWRKSRGCVEKFHGAVVDHCGHENTRVFKDVAEVGKVLEKLDPIVGTTVRPEVAIIYDWENRWAIDDAQGPRREKKDYLLTCQSHYRTFWENGVPVDVIDMDCDFSGYKLLIAPMLYMVRPGVAERIEKFVEKGGTFVTTYWSGIVDENDLCFLGGFPGPLRKVTGIWSEEIDALYDHDVNHVVLKDGNPLGLKGEYEARELCDLIHAETAEVLATYKSDFYAGRPALTVNSFGKGKAYYIAFRNNGDFLTDFYGALIRELNLKRAVDTELPQGVTAQMRTDGERVFVFILNFVPEERQVDLKDMRFKDMITGENVTGRVSLPPYGVKILERL; from the coding sequence ATGAAACCGATGAAGTATCCCCCTATAAACCCAAAGTTTCCGCATTTTCTCCATGGCGGTGACTACAATCCCGATCAATGGAAAGACACGCCCGAGGTATGGGATGAAGACATGCGCCTTATGAAGTTAGCCCATTGTAATGTGATGTCGGTGGGGATATTTTCATGGGCCAGCTTGGAGCCTGAGGAAGGTAAGTTCGAGTTTGGATGGCTAGATACCATTATGGACAAGCTGGCCGAGAACGGCGTGTATGTCATTTTAGCTACTCCCAGCGGGGCAAGACCGGCTTGGTTGGCTCAAAAATATCCAGAAGTGCTCAGGGTTTTGCCCAACCGCCAGAGGATACTGTTTGGAGGGCGACATAATCACTGCTATACCTCGCCTGTGTATCGTGAAAAGACGCGCCTTATAAATCAAAAGCTGGCTGAGCGCTATAAGGACCACCCTGCCCTTCTGGCATGGCATGTATCCAATGAATATGGGGGTGAATGCCACTGTGAGCTGTGCCAGCAGGCTTTCAGGGAATGGCTGAAGAAGAAGTATGACAATGATTTAGATAAGCTCAACCGTGCGTGGTGGACAGGTTTCTGGAGCCATACATACACCGATTGGGACCAAATACAGTCTCCCGCACCTCATGGGGAAGGGTCTATCCATGGACTCAATTTGGACTGGAAGCGGTTTGTAACCCATCAGACCATCGAGTTCATGAAAAACGAGATTGCCCCGTTGCGCGAAATCACGCCAAATGTTCCTGTCACTACCAATTTTATGGGGACATATACTGGGCTGAATTACTGGAAATTTGCTCCTGAGCTCGATGTGATTTCATGGGACAACTATCCGATGTGGCATGGAGAGGAGCCTGACTGGGAACTTGCATACAAAGTGGCTTTTGTGCATGACATAAATCGCTCGCTAAAGGGTGGGAAGCCCTTTATGTTAATGGAAAGCACGCCCAGCATGACCAACTGGCAGCCGGTGGCTAAACTAAAGCGGCCTGGTATGCACCTCCTGTCGTCTATACAGGCGGTGGCTCACGGTTCGGATACGGTGCAATACTTCCAGTGGCGCAAGAGCAGGGGATGTGTGGAGAAATTCCACGGCGCGGTGGTTGATCACTGCGGCCATGAGAATACGCGCGTTTTCAAGGATGTTGCAGAAGTAGGCAAGGTGCTTGAGAAGCTGGATCCTATCGTAGGTACGACGGTAAGGCCGGAGGTTGCGATAATATATGACTGGGAAAACCGGTGGGCAATAGACGATGCGCAGGGACCACGGCGGGAGAAAAAGGACTATCTGTTGACCTGCCAGTCTCATTACAGGACATTCTGGGAAAACGGCGTGCCCGTGGATGTTATAGATATGGACTGCGATTTTTCGGGTTACAAGCTGCTTATCGCTCCTATGCTGTACATGGTACGTCCAGGAGTGGCCGAGAGGATAGAGAAATTTGTGGAAAAGGGAGGCACCTTTGTAACCACATACTGGAGCGGTATTGTAGATGAGAATGACCTATGCTTTCTCGGAGGGTTTCCCGGGCCTTTGAGAAAGGTGACCGGAATATGGTCTGAGGAGATAGATGCGCTGTACGACCACGATGTAAACCACGTGGTGCTGAAGGATGGTAATCCGCTGGGGCTTAAAGGCGAGTATGAGGCCAGAGAGCTGTGTGATTTGATACACGCTGAAACTGCGGAGGTTCTGGCCACTTACAAGAGCGATTTCTATGCCGGCAGACCTGCTCTGACTGTAAATTCCTTTGGTAAGGGCAAGGCGTATTATATTGCATTTAGGAACAACGGGGATTTCCTTACAGATTTTTATGGAGCGCTCATCAGGGAGCTGAATCTAAAGAGAGCGGTTGATACTGAGCTGCCTCAGGGCGTGACGGCACAGATGCGCACAGATGGAGAGAGGGTGTTCGTTTTCATACTCAATTTTGTGCCCGAAGAGAGGCAAGTAGACCTCAAAGATATGCGGTTTAAGGATATGATAACGGGTGAAAACGTTACAGGCCGTGTATCACTTCCGCCGTATGGGGTGAAGATTTTGGAGAGGTTGTAA
- a CDS encoding acyltransferase, whose translation MYDDKVETVVQKGYNPWVGFRWFNKSKIRKALRIIWSNPKLIFNAIYSFFVGLRFFGIKFYRFPVIVDVGSKIRKSRKARLQVDGRLYLGGRYIGEQSGDGAYLKLARNSTCHIEGRVKLGPGVRVILEPGASLTIGDNTYITASSVIHCATSISIGRDCAIAWGTTILDTDFHTIIYEDGKQNSISKPVKIGNRVWIGCNCTILKGVTIGDNCVIAANSLVNRDVPPNSLVAGNPARVIKSGISWRA comes from the coding sequence ATGTACGATGACAAAGTAGAAACCGTTGTTCAAAAGGGATACAACCCATGGGTGGGGTTCCGCTGGTTTAATAAGTCGAAGATAAGAAAGGCATTGAGGATTATTTGGAGTAATCCAAAGCTCATTTTCAATGCCATTTATAGCTTTTTTGTGGGTCTGAGGTTTTTTGGGATCAAATTCTATAGGTTTCCGGTTATCGTTGATGTGGGAAGCAAAATTAGAAAGTCACGTAAGGCCAGGCTGCAGGTTGATGGGCGGTTGTATCTGGGTGGCAGATACATTGGCGAGCAGAGCGGTGATGGCGCTTATTTGAAGCTAGCCAGAAATTCAACCTGTCACATAGAAGGCAGAGTGAAGTTGGGGCCAGGAGTGCGAGTAATTTTGGAGCCGGGTGCCAGCTTGACTATAGGAGACAACACCTATATAACCGCATCGTCGGTTATACACTGTGCAACCAGCATTAGCATTGGGAGGGACTGCGCCATCGCGTGGGGTACAACCATCCTGGATACCGATTTCCATACCATCATCTATGAAGATGGTAAGCAAAATTCCATAAGTAAACCTGTAAAAATAGGGAATAGGGTCTGGATAGGGTGCAACTGTACTATTTTGAAAGGGGTAACCATAGGCGACAACTGCGTTATTGCCGCGAATTCGCTTGTAAATAGGGATGTCCCACCGAATTCTTTGGTGGCAGGCAATCCTGCAAGGGTAATCAAGAGTGGCATAAGCTGGCGTGCGTAA
- a CDS encoding Gfo/Idh/MocA family protein: MKVVIIGSSGHYNYAIEGIKEDRGVIIVGVAPGSEGEDISPAYRAACKIGHVPKIYDDYRTMLDEVKPDIAVVNCFFGHHARVTMQVLERGIHAFVEKPLATTFEDLEQLKEVHSRSGVHLAAMFGIRYSAHFITAWNLVKEGVVGEIRLMNAQKSYKLGQRSEFYKSRSTYGGTIPWVGSHAIDWLYWFGGQKFESVFASHSARYNREHGELEVSALCHFTFSNEVFGSVSIDYLRPKQAPTHDDDRLRVVGTRGVLEVRDGKVYLINDEIDGIREVPLMPKQNIFIDFLRQIKGEGQCLVTAHDSFYVTEACLKARQSADEGKVIRF; this comes from the coding sequence ATGAAAGTCGTTATTATAGGCTCCAGCGGTCATTATAACTACGCAATTGAAGGAATAAAGGAGGACAGAGGTGTTATTATTGTAGGAGTAGCTCCGGGTTCGGAAGGAGAAGATATAAGCCCTGCTTATAGAGCAGCGTGCAAAATAGGGCATGTGCCTAAAATATATGACGATTACAGAACTATGCTTGATGAGGTAAAGCCCGACATAGCAGTGGTCAACTGCTTCTTTGGCCACCACGCCAGAGTTACAATGCAGGTGCTTGAACGGGGGATACACGCCTTTGTGGAAAAGCCGCTTGCCACCACCTTTGAAGACCTGGAGCAGCTTAAGGAGGTTCATTCTCGTTCAGGTGTGCACCTTGCGGCCATGTTTGGAATCAGGTATTCTGCCCATTTCATTACGGCATGGAATCTGGTGAAAGAAGGTGTGGTGGGAGAGATACGGCTGATGAATGCTCAAAAATCGTATAAACTCGGCCAGAGAAGCGAATTTTACAAATCGCGTTCAACTTACGGGGGCACCATTCCATGGGTGGGAAGCCATGCCATTGACTGGCTTTACTGGTTCGGCGGCCAAAAATTTGAATCGGTTTTTGCTTCCCACTCTGCCAGGTATAACCGTGAGCATGGAGAACTTGAGGTGTCGGCCTTATGCCACTTCACCTTTTCAAATGAGGTGTTTGGCTCGGTAAGCATAGATTATTTGCGTCCCAAGCAGGCACCTACCCACGACGATGACCGTTTGCGCGTTGTGGGCACCCGGGGCGTTCTTGAGGTGAGGGATGGCAAGGTGTACTTGATAAACGATGAGATAGATGGCATTAGGGAAGTGCCGCTCATGCCCAAGCAGAACATATTTATAGATTTTTTGAGGCAAATAAAAGGAGAAGGTCAGTGCCTGGTTACAGCTCATGACTCCTTCTATGTGACCGAGGCGTGCTTGAAAGCCAGGCAGTCGGCAGACGAGGGGAAAGTAATACGGTTCTAA